One Methanolinea sp. DNA window includes the following coding sequences:
- a CDS encoding hydrogenase maturation nickel metallochaperone HypA, whose product MHEFGIAYDIYATARRAALERDARDVRTVHVEFGELAMVNPEQVSFLYNTLVEDDPLMKSSRLTWSVVPAVTRCGCGYEGTERFVCPRCGKFPELVKGREVVVTHMEIEVDEE is encoded by the coding sequence ATGCACGAATTCGGCATTGCCTACGACATCTACGCGACGGCCCGGAGGGCAGCCCTCGAGCGGGATGCAAGGGACGTCCGGACGGTCCACGTGGAGTTCGGGGAGCTCGCGATGGTCAACCCCGAGCAGGTATCGTTCCTCTACAACACCCTCGTCGAGGATGACCCCCTCATGAAATCTTCCCGGCTCACGTGGTCGGTCGTCCCTGCCGTGACCCGGTGCGGCTGCGGGTACGAGGGGACTGAGCGGTTCGTCTGTCCCCGCTGCGGGAAGTTCCCCGAGCTCGTGAAGGGGCGGGAGGTCGTCGTGACCCACATGGAGATAGAGGTGGACGAGGAATGA
- the hypE gene encoding hydrogenase expression/formation protein HypE produces MKVTLMHGAGGEVMGELLAVLTRFEHRNAGGIGLEALDDGAVIPLGGQNVVFTTDSHVVRPVFFPGGDIGRLAVCGTVNDLAVMGARPVALSCSMVIEEGFDSADLERIVRSMDEALGECGASIVTGDTKVLEKGALDGIVVNTAGIGIAERVVRDCTLRPGDAIIVSGTLGDHGMTIMAERAGLALGSQLSSDVAPIWGVVEKALAAGDIHAMKDPTRGGFASAINEMARKSGVGVIVREEDIPVKRSVRSLSELLGIDPLEVANEGKVVMGVAAGDAEAVLDAIKSHPYGRDAAIVGEVVEGSGVILRTGVGGERFIEPPMGDPVPRVC; encoded by the coding sequence ATGAAGGTCACGCTCATGCACGGCGCGGGGGGAGAGGTCATGGGCGAACTCCTCGCGGTACTGACGCGGTTCGAGCACCGGAACGCGGGGGGCATCGGGCTCGAGGCGCTCGACGACGGTGCGGTCATTCCCCTCGGGGGGCAGAACGTGGTCTTCACCACGGACTCGCACGTCGTCCGCCCCGTGTTCTTCCCCGGCGGCGATATCGGGAGGCTCGCGGTCTGCGGGACGGTAAACGACCTCGCGGTGATGGGAGCTAGACCAGTCGCCCTCTCCTGCAGCATGGTCATCGAGGAAGGGTTCGACTCCGCGGACCTCGAGAGGATCGTGAGGTCGATGGACGAGGCCCTCGGGGAATGCGGGGCGAGCATCGTGACCGGGGACACGAAGGTCCTCGAGAAGGGTGCCCTCGACGGGATCGTCGTGAACACGGCGGGGATAGGGATCGCGGAGCGGGTTGTCAGGGACTGCACCCTGCGCCCGGGCGACGCGATCATCGTGAGCGGGACCCTCGGCGACCACGGGATGACGATAATGGCGGAGCGCGCCGGGCTCGCGCTCGGGTCGCAGCTGTCGTCGGACGTCGCGCCGATCTGGGGGGTCGTGGAGAAGGCTCTTGCGGCAGGCGACATCCACGCGATGAAGGATCCCACGAGGGGCGGGTTTGCGAGCGCCATCAATGAGATGGCGCGCAAGAGCGGCGTAGGGGTCATTGTCAGGGAGGAGGACATCCCCGTGAAGAGGAGCGTGCGGAGCCTCTCGGAGCTGCTCGGGATAGACCCGCTCGAGGTCGCAAACGAGGGGAAGGTGGTGATGGGGGTCGCCGCGGGAGACGCGGAGGCCGTCCTCGACGCGATAAAGTCCCACCCGTACGGCAGGGACGCCGCTATCGTCGGGGAGGTCGTCGAGGGATCGGGGGTCATTCTCCGCACGGGGGTCGGCGGGGAACGCTTCATCGAGCCCCCGATGGGGGATCCCGTCCCCCGCGTCTGCTAG
- a CDS encoding DUF447 family protein, with product MGLLGEGINEVIATTRDNAAPMGIILRGGRYSMVVYRGSHTHDNLGRHRWIVANIVHDPVLYVRTAFSDPQPGELCEEKAGDTVVQRLRAAEAWVAFRVSEARETADALVAVLEPMREEVVTPRVHPVNRGFSSVIEATIHATRYVRQKDEEIARLIVHHAGIVHKCGGPREEEALSLLRHYLLEKTGFPVP from the coding sequence ACAATGCCGCGCCGATGGGGATCATCCTGCGCGGCGGCAGGTACTCGATGGTCGTGTACCGCGGGAGCCATACCCACGACAACCTGGGCCGGCACCGGTGGATCGTCGCGAACATCGTCCACGACCCTGTCCTTTACGTCCGGACGGCGTTCTCGGACCCGCAACCCGGGGAACTCTGCGAGGAGAAGGCGGGAGACACGGTCGTCCAGAGACTCCGCGCGGCGGAGGCTTGGGTCGCGTTCCGCGTTTCCGAGGCGAGGGAGACGGCCGACGCGCTCGTCGCCGTCCTCGAGCCCATGAGGGAGGAGGTCGTCACGCCCCGCGTCCACCCCGTGAACAGGGGTTTTTCGAGCGTCATCGAGGCGACGATCCATGCGACGCGCTACGTCCGGCAGAAAGACGAGGAGATCGCGCGGCTCATCGTGCACCACGCGGGAATCGTGCACAAGTGTGGCGGCCCGAGGGAGGAGGAAGCGCTCTCGCTCCTGCGACACTACCTCCTCGAGAAGACGGGGTTCCCGGTACCTTAG